One Phaseolus vulgaris cultivar G19833 chromosome 2, P. vulgaris v2.0, whole genome shotgun sequence DNA window includes the following coding sequences:
- the LOC137811880 gene encoding uncharacterized protein, with the protein MFVILFVCICSWTPNHFASEAIGHCIRSQFRGPYHHYDVMPEEDKLKWWTDFQTRVTWAPHDECQIKKVYESKVKKRLCDMLTKARRKAVRPIWIGQQAWVELLNYWDSQKFKDKSTQNKANRSSARGGALHSTGRKSHSDIAVTLERQYGRPPEPDELFMATHTNKKGEWVDSRARETYEKYHERLKVLQANSSQDSNTDVHQLDPATKLQTWKEAAGGKSRGRVYGTADLAANIRQGVSSLTQASASDISQSGLVTENQMLRAELSMWSQKYAHLEDELKVIKDKLISMEQEKTTSNSTTQFHHEYDPEQDDQPIS; encoded by the exons atgtttgtaattttatttgtttgtatttGTAGTTGGACACCAAATCATTTTGCTAGTGAGGCCATTGGACATTGCATTCGATCTCAATTTAGAGGTCCATATCATCATTATGATGTCATGCCTGAGGAGGACAAACTAAAATGGTGGACTGACTTTcag ACTAGAGTCACTTGGGCACCCCATGATGAATGCCAAATTAAAAAGGTCTACGAGTCTAAAGTCAAAAAAAGACTTTGTGATATGTTGACTAAGGCTAGGAGAAAGGCTGTCCGCCCTATTTGGATAGGTCAGCAAGCATGGGTTGAACTTCTAAACTATTGGGATTCACAAAAATTCAAAGATAAATCAACTCAAAATAAAGCCAATAGGAGTTCAGCTCGTGGTGGAGCACTGCACTCCACAGGTAGAAAATCACATTCAGATATTGCAGTTACCTTG GAACGTCAATATGGCCGTCCTCCAGAACCTGATGAACTATTTATGGCCACCCACACAAATAAGAAGGGTGAATGGGTTGATTCTCGTGCTCGAGAAACTTAT GAAAAGTATCATGAGCGCTTGAAGGTCCTTCAAGCAAATAGTTCTCAGGACTCTAACACTGATGTCCACCAACTTGATCCTGCAACTAAGCTTCAAACATGGAAGGAAGCTGCCGGAGGAAAGAGTAGAGGTCGGGTATATGGTACGGCAGACTTGGCTGCTAACATCCGCCAAGGAGTCTCTTCTCTCACCCAAGCCTCTGCGTCCGACATTTCACAATCTGGACTAGTGACTGAAAATCAAATGCTTCGTGCTGAACTTAGTATGTGGAGTCAGAAGTATGCACACCTGGAGGATGAGCTGAAGGTTATAAAAGATAAACTTATCTCTATGGAACAAGAAAAAACTACTTCCAATAGCACAACACAATTCCATCATGAGTATGATCCAGAACAGGATGATCAACCTATTTCTTAA